The following coding sequences are from one Streptomyces sp. NBC_01232 window:
- a CDS encoding glycosyltransferase family 4 protein: MSSSPVSTPFPSQPYGRPPLRTVQVLGGGAGAGSNAHVRSLATGLAARGVRVTVCAPVQAEGEYDFTGAGAQFAPDAVSVLRAACAGADLVHAHGVRAGMRAALAMRGRRVPLVVSWHGEGPTAAGALGRLSRMLERHVARAAAVVLGASSDQVDLARLRGARDARLAPVAVPVGPEAGADPGKVRADLGAVERPLLIAVGSLVPHRGYSVLLDAAREWRGLDPVPLLVIAGEGPLRAELSRRIEAEGLPVRLLGRRKDAAQLLAAADLAVLPSRWEARALLAQEALRVGVPLVATEVGGVPELVGEGAVLVPPGEARALASAVTGLLADPDRRAALAAAGRVQAATWPSEDDTVAQVLSVYDELMERTRR; this comes from the coding sequence GTGAGCAGCTCCCCGGTCTCCACCCCCTTCCCGTCCCAGCCCTACGGCCGGCCGCCGCTGCGCACCGTGCAGGTCCTCGGCGGCGGTGCGGGCGCGGGCAGCAACGCCCACGTACGCTCGCTCGCGACCGGGCTCGCCGCGCGCGGCGTACGGGTCACGGTGTGCGCGCCCGTCCAGGCGGAGGGGGAGTACGACTTCACCGGCGCCGGGGCGCAGTTCGCGCCCGACGCGGTCAGCGTGCTGCGGGCCGCGTGCGCCGGAGCCGACCTCGTGCACGCGCACGGCGTGCGCGCCGGGATGCGCGCCGCGCTGGCCATGCGCGGGCGCCGGGTGCCGCTGGTGGTGAGCTGGCACGGCGAGGGCCCCACGGCGGCCGGTGCGCTGGGCCGGCTGAGCCGCATGCTGGAACGGCACGTCGCGCGGGCCGCGGCGGTGGTGCTCGGGGCCTCCTCCGACCAGGTGGACCTCGCGCGCCTGAGGGGCGCCAGGGACGCGCGGCTGGCCCCGGTGGCGGTCCCGGTGGGCCCGGAGGCCGGGGCCGACCCCGGCAAGGTGCGGGCGGACCTCGGAGCGGTGGAGCGGCCGCTGCTGATCGCGGTCGGCAGCCTGGTGCCGCACCGGGGGTACTCCGTACTGCTCGACGCGGCGCGGGAGTGGCGCGGCCTGGACCCGGTGCCGCTGCTGGTGATCGCGGGGGAGGGGCCGCTACGGGCCGAACTCTCGCGGCGGATCGAGGCGGAGGGGCTCCCGGTACGGCTGCTGGGGCGCCGCAAGGACGCGGCGCAGCTGCTGGCGGCGGCGGACCTGGCGGTGCTGCCGAGCCGGTGGGAGGCGCGGGCCCTGCTCGCGCAGGAGGCGCTGCGGGTGGGCGTACCGCTGGTGGCCACGGAGGTGGGCGGTGTGCCGGAGCTGGTGGGCGAGGGCGCGGTGCTGGTCCCGCCGGGGGAGGCGCGGGCGCTCGCCTCGGCCGTGACCGGCCTGCTGGCCGATCCGGACCGCAGGGCGGCACTGGCGGCCGCGGGGCGCGTCCAGGCCGCGACGTGGCCGTCGGAGGACGACACGGTCGCTCAGGTCCTGTCGGTCTACGACGAACTGATGGAACGGACCCGCCGCTAG